The Calditrichota bacterium genome includes the window CCCCCCATTCCCCTCCCTCCACGTAGGGATGAGGAGCGAGGGGGTGGGTTGAGAAAAAGCGAAACAATAAAATCCGATTTTTTTCAGTAAACGATAGTAAACCGAAAAATGGGACTCTTTTTATGGAACAGTCAACCCTCTCATCCGATCGAAGGCGTTTTCTTAAGAATGTCTCTCTGGCCGGGGCAGCCGCTCCGTTTTTGCTAACCGGAACAAAAACCGGCGGTCTATTTTCAAAGAAACGATCACTCATTAAGCCTCCCCGTCTGAAAAAAGGAGACACCATTGGTTTGATTACTCCGGCCAGCGGCCCCTTCGAAGCCAGTACCATCTGGAAGACAAAGGCTCGTCTGGAGAATTTGGGATTTACCGTCAAATTGGGACAACACATTTCAGAGAACTACGGCTACCTGGCCGGTTCCGATCAGGATCGGGCGGCGGATGTGCACGCCATGTTCCGTGATGCATCCGTTCATGCCATTATTGCCCTCCGCGGCGGATACGGTTCCGGACGGCTGCTGCACCATCTGGATTTTGATCTCATTCGGCAGCATCCCAAGATTCTCATCGGCTACAGCGATATTACCTCCCTTTTGCTGATGATTTACAAGCTTTCGGGTCTGGTCACATTTCACGGGCCGGTGGCGGTGTCCGATTTTACGGACTACACACAAAAATATTTCTGGCAGCTTCTTACGTCCCCCAAACCCGCCGGTGCAATTGATTTCCCGCAGCCGGATGATCCGCTTTTACCGGCCAATCAAACCTGGGCCATCCACGGGGGACGAGCAACAGGGGAGCTCGTGGGAGGAAATCTGACCCTGGTATGCGCCAGTCTGGGAACGCCTTATGAAATTGAAACAAAAGGGAAAATCCTTTTCCTTGAGGATACGGAGGAAGAGCCCTATTCTTTGGATCGCATGTTTACACAATTGGATAATGCTGGGAAACTGGAAGAAGCGGCCGCAATTGCTCTGGGTCACTGCGCCGGTTGCGGCCCCCGCGAATTTAAACCGGGCTTTGACCGGACACTAAGTGTAGAAGAGGTGTACAAGGATCGTCTGGGACATCTGCGGAAACCCGTTTTGGCCGATCTTCCCATCGGACATCTGCACAATAAAATTACGGTTCCTCTGGGTATCCGTGCCACCCTTGATGCCGATAAAAGACAGTTTATATTTGAAGAAGCGGCGGTGGTGTAGGACAATTCCTCGAATCGCCCTGTCTTTTGCCTCTGAAAGATGC containing:
- a CDS encoding LD-carboxypeptidase, with product MEQSTLSSDRRRFLKNVSLAGAAAPFLLTGTKTGGLFSKKRSLIKPPRLKKGDTIGLITPASGPFEASTIWKTKARLENLGFTVKLGQHISENYGYLAGSDQDRAADVHAMFRDASVHAIIALRGGYGSGRLLHHLDFDLIRQHPKILIGYSDITSLLLMIYKLSGLVTFHGPVAVSDFTDYTQKYFWQLLTSPKPAGAIDFPQPDDPLLPANQTWAIHGGRATGELVGGNLTLVCASLGTPYEIETKGKILFLEDTEEEPYSLDRMFTQLDNAGKLEEAAAIALGHCAGCGPREFKPGFDRTLSVEEVYKDRLGHLRKPVLADLPIGHLHNKITVPLGIRATLDADKRQFIFEEAAVV